A region of Lycium barbarum isolate Lr01 chromosome 1, ASM1917538v2, whole genome shotgun sequence DNA encodes the following proteins:
- the LOC132613243 gene encoding S-adenosylmethionine decarboxylase proenzyme 4-like, producing MAASGFEGFEKRLELHFSGDDPVIDNGGLRLLDFNSLEEVLHAVQCTVVSAVANQYFDSYVLSESSLFVYPTKIIIKTCGTTQLLKSIRPFIHFASQMGLIITECRYTRGNYIFPKAQPYPHTSFKEEVIYVQDQLPNHLCYKKASVMPSKFTSHAWHVFTACDKFYPIPILSDTFTVEICMTDLDRVLARKFFKNSDNNNNIPSVVSQVGSDKLMTEVIGIGEINPNALICEFAFDPCGYSMNGIDGDRYSTIHVTPEDDFSYASYECVGSIDDCDDIIGILKRVVKVFRPGTMSVSTTCSGSNKEIWTRIVKAVEPLGMKRRSCTIDEFPAAGTVVFQTFTTIKK from the coding sequence ATGGCTGCTTCTGGATTTGAAGGATTTGAGAAGAGACTTGAGCTACACTTCTCAGGGGATGATCCAGTGATTGACAATGGCGGTCTACGGCTACTAGATTTTAATTCCTTGGAGGAAGTATTACATGCTGTGCAGTGCACCGTAGTGTCAGCTGTTGCAAACCAATATTTCGATTCTTACGTACTATCAGAATCAAGCCTCTTTGTATACCCTACCAAAATAATCATCAAGACATGTGGGACAACACAGTTGTTAAAATCCATCCGTCCATTCATCCACTTTGCATCTCAAATGGGACTTATCATAACAGAGTGTAGGTACACTCGAGGAAATTATATTTTCCCTAAAGCCCAACCGTATCCACATACAAGTTTTAAGGAAGAAGTTATTTACGTACAAGACCAATTGCCTAATCATCTTTGTTACAAAAAGGCTTCTGTTATGCCTTCTAAATTTACTTCACATGCATGGCATGTTTTTACTGCTTGTGATAAGTTTTATCCAATACCAATTCTTAGTGATACGTTCACGGTGGAAATTTGTATGACGGATCTTGACCGGGTACTTGCCCGAAAGTTTTTTAAAAATtctgacaacaacaacaatatacctagTGTggtctcacaagtggggtctgataAACTGATGACGGAGGTAATCGGTATTGGAGAAATCAATCCGAATGCTTTGATTTGTGAATTTGCATTTGATCCTTGTGGATACTCTATGAATGGGATTGATGGAGATCGTTACTCTACGATTCATGTAACGCCGGAAGATGATTTTAGTTACGCGAGTTATGAGTGTGTGGGGTCCATTGACGATTGTGATGACATTATTGGAATTTTGAAGAGGGTTGTTAAGGTTTTCCGACCAGGGACGATGTCGGTGTCGACAACGTGTTCGGGCAGTAACAAAGAGATTTGGACCAGAATTGTTAAAGCCGTCGAGCCACTAGGGATGAAAAGGCGGAGTTGCACGATCGATGAATTTCCAGCTGCCGGAACTGTGGTGTTTCAAACTTTTACGACAATAAAAAAATAG